One part of the Cyclobacteriaceae bacterium genome encodes these proteins:
- a CDS encoding type II toxin-antitoxin system mRNA interferase toxin, RelE/StbE family yields the protein MPIRKLVLTRAFERSYKKFAKGNSVLEENIAATLRLMETDVFTPILKSHKLSGKLHGLYTCSCGYDCRIIFSIEIKAGKELILLIDIGTHDDVY from the coding sequence ATGCCTATTCGCAAGCTGGTCCTTACAAGAGCTTTTGAGCGATCATATAAAAAATTTGCAAAGGGGAATTCTGTTCTTGAAGAAAATATAGCGGCTACCCTTCGTTTGATGGAGACAGATGTATTTACTCCAATTCTTAAGTCACATAAATTAAGTGGTAAACTTCATGGCCTTTATACGTGTTCATGTGGATACGACTGCCGGATAATTTTTTCAATTGAAATCAAGGCAGGTAAAGAGCTCATTCTTTTGATAGATATTGGAACCCATGATGACGTGTACTAA